The following proteins are co-located in the Echinicola sp. 20G genome:
- a CDS encoding DUF6787 family protein yields the protein MNNQSYLKRLQEKWQLNSLWQVVLVLITFACTGFTVVFIKQPILDLLNVDMESGGFWKTILYLLLVLPLYQVLLLAYGFLFGQFRFFWEKEKKIMKRIGRLFIRKK from the coding sequence ATGAACAACCAAAGTTACCTTAAAAGATTACAAGAAAAGTGGCAGTTGAACAGCCTTTGGCAAGTGGTGCTTGTCCTGATCACTTTTGCTTGCACCGGTTTTACTGTCGTTTTTATCAAACAGCCTATTCTGGATTTATTGAATGTAGATATGGAATCCGGAGGTTTCTGGAAAACGATTTTATACCTGCTGCTGGTTCTCCCGCTTTATCAGGTGTTACTACTGGCTTATGGCTTTTTGTTTGGGCAGTTCAGGTTCTTTTGGGAAAAAGAGAAAAAAATCATGAAAAGAATTGGCCGGTTGTTCATCCGGAAAAAGTAA